From the Deinococcus gobiensis I-0 genome, the window GAACTCGTCGAGCTTGCCCTGCTCCTTCATGAAGGCCTCGTACTCGCCCCACTGCACGCCCTGGCGGCCGAGGTCGTCCTTGATCTCCTCGAGCATCGCCTCACGGCGGCGGTCGAGCAGCGCCTGGGGGATGTCCACGGTCATGCCGTCCACCAGCGCGGTGACGAATTCCTCACGGCGGGCGTTGTCGCCCTCCTGCTGCGCGCGGCGCTCGAGTTCGCCCTTCAGGTCGGTGCGCAGGCGCTCGATGCTGTCGAAGTTCAGCGACTTGGCGAACTCGTCGTTCAGCTCCTGAAGCTGCTTGGTCTTCACGTCCTGCACCGTCACGGTGACGGTGTGCTCGGGGTGCTCGTGATCGCCGTGCTGGTGGGCCGGCACGGTGATCTCGACAGTGTCGCCCTTCTGCTTGCCCAGCAGGGCGGCGCGCACGTGCTCCTCGGCCACGTCGAGGTAGATGGGGTAGGTGCCGCCGTCCTCGCCCTGCTCCTGGATGGTCACCTGGTCGCTGGCCTCGATGGGACGCTCGACGCTCTCGAAGGTGGCGTTGCGCTCCTGGAGGTCGGAGAGGGTCCGGCCCAGCACTTCGTCGGTGATCTCGGGGGCGGCGGCCGTGACGCCCACGCCGCGCCAGTCGCCCAGCTTGACTTCGGGGTAGGTCTCACCGCGCACCGTGAAGTCGAAGCTCTGGCCGCTGGCGAGGTTCTGGGGGTCGATGGTGGCGTCCACGAGGTTGAGCTTGAGGTCGCGTGCCCCCTGGGGGTAGTGGGTCTGGAGCAGACGGTCGCGCACTTCCTGCTCGACGTAGCCCTTGCCCACGCGGCCCTCGATGACCTTGCGCGGCGCCTTGCCGGGCCGGAAGCCGGGCACGCGCACGTCGCGCGCGAGGCCTGCCCATACCTGGTCGTACATGCGGTTCACCTCGGCGGCGGGCACCGAGACCTTGAACTCCACCTTGTTGCCTTCCCTGCTGATCAGCTCTGCCATACGTCTCCCGTCTGGCCGCCGCGCCGCGCTGTGCGCCCGCGCGTGGCCCTGGTTGTGTGCTTGTGACGCCGCCTGCGCCGCCCGGTTCCGCCTGGCCCGGTGTTGCCCGGTCCGGCGCGGTTCCCGGCGAGGGCGCGCGACATGCCGCCGAGCATCATAGTGCTTTTTGCCCGCCGGGTGTCGGCCGGGCAAGCCACAAAAAACCCGGGGAGCGGCCCGGCAGGTCGCCGGTCACTCCCCAGGTGGCTGGTGCGAGAAAAGGGACTTGAACCCTCACTCCCTACGGGAACCAGATCCTAAGTCTGGTGCGTCTACCAATTCCGCCATCCCCGCACACGTGTAAAAAGGAAAATCCCCGACTCTGGCGGCCCAAGGGCACGTGAGCCGGGGAACTTCTGGGGTGGCTTAGGGGATTTGAACCCCCGGCCTCCGCTTCCACAGAGCGGCGCTCTAACCAACTGAGCTAAAGCCACCATTGCAGCCCTTGCAGGCCTAAGCAGTGTAGGCGGCCCCGCGCGGAGTGTCAATATCCCCCGCCCGGCGTGCGTGCAGGCCGCTGCCGGAGCCGGCGCGCGGGTGTAGGCTGAGGCCCAACATGAATTTCGACTTGCCGGGCGACCTGCGCGACATGCAGGCGATCATCCGTGATTTCGTGCTGACCCGCGTCGAGGCGCGCGCGCACGAGATCGAGGACACCAACCGTATTCCGCCCGAGCTGCTGCGGGAGGCCGCCGAGCTGGGCCTGTTCGGCCTGAGCATCCCCGAGGAGTACGGAGGCGTGGGCCTGGGCGCCCTGGGGCGCTGCGCGGTGTACGAGGCGCTCGGGCAGGGGCATATGGGCTTCGGGGGCATGATCTCGGCTCACGCATCCATCGGCACGAGCGGGCTGGTCAAGCTGGGCAACGAGGAGCAGAAACGCCGCTTCCTGCCGCGCATGGCGACGGGCGAGTGCGTGGCGGGCTTCGCGATCACCGAGCCGAGCAGCGGCTCCGACGCCGCCAACATCCGCACGCGGGCCGAGAAGCGCGGGGACGAGTACGTCCTGAACGGCACCAAGCACTACATCTCGAACGCGCCGATCGCCGGGCTCCTGAC encodes:
- the tig gene encoding trigger factor, with the protein product MAELISREGNKVEFKVSVPAAEVNRMYDQVWAGLARDVRVPGFRPGKAPRKVIEGRVGKGYVEQEVRDRLLQTHYPQGARDLKLNLVDATIDPQNLASGQSFDFTVRGETYPEVKLGDWRGVGVTAAAPEITDEVLGRTLSDLQERNATFESVERPIEASDQVTIQEQGEDGGTYPIYLDVAEEHVRAALLGKQKGDTVEITVPAHQHGDHEHPEHTVTVTVQDVKTKQLQELNDEFAKSLNFDSIERLRTDLKGELERRAQQEGDNARREEFVTALVDGMTVDIPQALLDRRREAMLEEIKDDLGRQGVQWGEYEAFMKEQGKLDEFMADLAKNAETRVRRDLALEQLAEDLNVQVSDLEFNQTMSALAQANNLTPEQLSSQLGPNGLNSYYISLMREKGLQQAIASLGGEQATEKSADKTDEQAEQNGNESEAPAEEQSTAHPENQPAGE